One Gordonia sp. SID5947 genomic region harbors:
- the rbfA gene encoding 30S ribosome-binding factor RbfA has translation MVDSARAARMAKRISSIVASAIGTEIKDPRLAYVTITDARVTNDLHDATLFYTVMGASIDAEPDYEAAAAGLAKATGILRSKVGAGTGVRFTPTLTFVLDTVPDSARHMEELVARARANDELVARQAQEATPAGDADPYRSHEDDETGTNKDGSVE, from the coding sequence ATGGTTGATTCGGCGAGGGCTGCCCGCATGGCGAAACGCATCTCGTCGATCGTCGCCTCGGCGATCGGCACCGAGATCAAGGACCCGCGGCTCGCCTACGTGACGATCACCGACGCCCGCGTCACCAACGATCTGCATGACGCGACGCTCTTCTACACCGTGATGGGTGCGTCGATCGACGCCGAACCCGACTACGAGGCCGCGGCCGCCGGACTGGCCAAGGCCACCGGCATCCTGCGCTCCAAGGTCGGTGCAGGCACCGGCGTTCGGTTCACCCCGACGCTCACCTTCGTGCTCGACACGGTTCCGGACTCCGCCCGGCACATGGAGGAACTCGTGGCCCGAGCCCGTGCCAACGACGAGTTGGTCGCGCGACAGGCGCAGGAGGCCACACCGGCAGGCGATGCCGACCCCTATCGGTCCCACGAGGACGACGAGACCGGCACGAACAAGGACGGTTCCGTCGAGTGA
- the infB gene encoding translation initiation factor IF-2 — translation MAGKARVHELAKELGVTSKQVLERLKEQGEFVKSASSTVEAPVARRLRESFPQNSGSKDTRKPAAKPGGAPKPGANGAAAKPGAARPGPKPGAPAPGPTPAAPSAPTPAPEAPAPTPAPAPTPSAPAAPAAAAQAPQTDAPAAQDSGTAAPARPGPRPGPKPGPRAPRVGNNPYSSAPTPAPRPQAPRPGPGQGGPRPGGARPGGAGRPGPAGQGGPRPAPGQGGPRPSPGSMPPRPNPGAMPSRAARPDAGRPGRGGPGGGNRGGAGGGGYRGGGAPGGAPGGAPGGFRGRPGGGGGRGRGGAAGAFGRPGGAPRRGRKSKRQKRQEYDSMQAPAVGGVRLPRGNGETIRLARGASLSDFADKIDANPASLVQALFNLGEMVTATESVNDETLELLGSEMNYTVQVVSPEDEDRELLQSFDLTYGEDEGDDEDLEQRPPVVTVMGHVDHGKTRLLDTIRKANVREAEAGGITQHIGAYQVNTHLNGEDRLVTFIDTPGHEAFTAMRARGAKATDIAILVVAADDGVMPQTVEAVNHAQAADVPIVVAVNKIDKEGADPQKIRGQLTEYGLIPEEYGGESMFVDISAKQGENIDALLEAVLLTADASLDLRANPDMDAQGVAIEAHLDRGRGPVATVLVQRGTLKVGDSIVAGDAYGRVRRMVDEHGDDVAEALPSRPVQVIGFTSVPGAGDNLLVVEEDRTARQIADRRNARKRNALAARSRKRISLEDLDSALKETSQLNLILKGDNSGTVEALEEALLGIDMGDEVSLRVIDRGVGGVTETNVNLAAASDAIIIGFNVRAEGKATELANREGVDIRYYSVIYQAIDEIESALKGMLKPVYEEVELGRAEIRAIFKSSKVGNIAGCLVQSGIVRRNAKARLLRDNVVVAENLTISSLKREKDDVTEVRDGYECGLTLTYSDIKVDDVIESYELQEKPRD, via the coding sequence GTGGCAGGCAAGGCCCGCGTGCATGAACTGGCCAAAGAACTCGGCGTGACGAGCAAGCAGGTGCTCGAGCGTCTGAAGGAACAGGGCGAGTTCGTCAAATCAGCGTCGTCGACCGTCGAGGCCCCGGTGGCCCGTCGACTTCGCGAATCATTCCCCCAGAATTCAGGATCCAAGGACACCCGGAAGCCGGCGGCCAAGCCCGGCGGTGCACCGAAGCCCGGAGCGAACGGTGCCGCGGCAAAGCCCGGTGCGGCTCGTCCCGGTCCCAAGCCGGGCGCCCCGGCACCCGGCCCGACGCCGGCTGCGCCAAGCGCTCCGACGCCGGCACCGGAGGCACCCGCCCCTACCCCGGCGCCTGCACCGACCCCGTCGGCACCTGCAGCTCCCGCCGCGGCGGCCCAGGCTCCCCAGACCGATGCGCCGGCCGCCCAGGATTCGGGTACGGCCGCACCGGCTCGCCCGGGACCGCGGCCGGGCCCGAAGCCGGGCCCGCGCGCTCCGCGCGTCGGCAACAATCCGTACTCGTCGGCACCGACGCCTGCTCCTCGTCCGCAGGCTCCACGTCCGGGTCCCGGACAAGGCGGTCCGCGGCCGGGTGGCGCTCGTCCCGGCGGCGCCGGTAGGCCCGGCCCCGCAGGTCAGGGCGGTCCGCGTCCGGCTCCGGGGCAAGGCGGTCCGCGGCCCAGCCCGGGTAGCATGCCCCCTCGTCCCAATCCGGGTGCGATGCCCAGCCGTGCGGCTCGCCCCGACGCCGGACGCCCGGGCCGCGGCGGCCCAGGCGGCGGTAACCGTGGCGGCGCCGGCGGTGGCGGCTACCGCGGTGGCGGTGCTCCCGGTGGCGCACCAGGTGGTGCGCCAGGTGGGTTCCGCGGTCGTCCCGGTGGCGGCGGCGGACGTGGCCGTGGCGGTGCCGCTGGTGCTTTCGGTCGTCCGGGTGGCGCACCCCGCAGGGGACGCAAGTCGAAGCGTCAGAAGCGTCAGGAATATGACTCGATGCAGGCACCCGCCGTCGGCGGCGTGCGTTTGCCACGCGGCAACGGCGAGACCATCCGGCTGGCCCGCGGCGCATCGCTGTCGGACTTCGCGGACAAGATCGATGCGAACCCGGCATCGTTGGTGCAGGCGTTGTTCAACCTCGGCGAGATGGTCACAGCGACCGAGTCGGTCAACGACGAGACGCTGGAGCTGCTCGGTTCCGAGATGAACTACACCGTCCAGGTCGTCAGCCCGGAGGACGAGGACCGCGAGCTCCTGCAGAGCTTCGACCTCACCTACGGCGAGGACGAGGGCGACGACGAGGATCTCGAGCAGCGGCCGCCCGTGGTGACCGTCATGGGTCACGTCGACCACGGTAAGACCCGACTCCTGGACACGATCCGCAAGGCCAACGTCCGTGAGGCGGAGGCCGGCGGCATCACGCAGCACATCGGTGCGTACCAGGTCAACACCCACCTCAACGGCGAGGATCGTCTGGTCACCTTCATCGACACCCCGGGTCACGAGGCCTTCACGGCCATGCGTGCCCGCGGCGCGAAGGCCACCGACATCGCGATCCTCGTGGTCGCGGCCGACGACGGTGTCATGCCGCAGACGGTCGAGGCGGTCAACCACGCCCAGGCCGCGGATGTGCCGATCGTGGTGGCGGTCAACAAGATCGACAAGGAAGGCGCCGACCCGCAGAAGATCCGCGGGCAGCTCACCGAATACGGGTTGATCCCGGAGGAGTACGGCGGCGAGAGCATGTTCGTCGACATCTCGGCGAAGCAGGGCGAGAACATCGACGCTCTGCTCGAGGCCGTGCTGCTGACCGCGGACGCCTCGCTCGACCTGCGTGCGAACCCGGACATGGACGCCCAGGGCGTCGCGATCGAGGCCCACCTCGACCGTGGTCGTGGCCCGGTGGCGACCGTGCTGGTCCAGCGCGGAACGCTGAAGGTCGGCGACTCGATCGTCGCCGGTGACGCCTACGGACGTGTCCGTCGCATGGTCGACGAGCACGGTGACGATGTCGCCGAGGCACTGCCGTCGCGACCCGTCCAGGTCATCGGCTTCACCTCGGTGCCCGGTGCGGGTGACAACCTGCTCGTCGTCGAGGAGGACCGGACCGCACGGCAGATCGCCGACCGCCGCAACGCGCGTAAGCGCAATGCGCTGGCCGCACGCAGCCGCAAGCGGATCAGCCTGGAAGACCTGGATTCGGCTCTGAAGGAGACCAGCCAGCTCAACCTGATCCTCAAGGGCGACAACTCCGGTACGGTCGAGGCCCTCGAGGAGGCGCTGCTCGGTATCGACATGGGCGACGAGGTCTCGCTGCGAGTCATCGACCGTGGTGTCGGTGGCGTCACCGAGACCAACGTCAACCTGGCCGCTGCGTCCGACGCGATCATCATCGGGTTCAACGTCCGCGCGGAGGGCAAGGCCACCGAGCTGGCCAACCGCGAGGGCGTCGACATCCGCTACTACTCGGTGATCTACCAGGCGATCGACGAGATCGAGAGCGCGCTCAAGGGCATGCTCAAGCCGGTCTACGAAGAGGTGGAACTCGGTCGTGCCGAGATCCGCGCGATCTTCAAGTCGTCGAAGGTCGGCAACATCGCCGGCTGTCTGGTGCAGTCGGGCATCGTACGCCGGAATGCGAAGGCACGCCTGCTGCGCGACAACGTGGTGGTCGCCGAGAACTTGACGATCTCCTCGCTCAAGCGTGAGAAGGACGATGTCACCGAGGTGCGCGACGGGTACGAGTGTGGTCTCACGCTCACCTACAGCGACATCAAGGTCGACGACGTGATCGAGAGTTACGAACTACAGGAGAAGCCGCGCGACTGA
- a CDS encoding YlxR family protein — translation MVQRTLPTSAEDGTARDGSAIRGPVRTCVGCRQRAEATALVRIVARRGDGPPVTVVDLAKTMPGRGAWLHPQRDCLSAAVRRKAFPSALRAPGLTVEPDDLAEAIGGITEVDGLNGRNR, via the coding sequence ATGGTTCAGCGAACTCTCCCGACATCAGCCGAGGACGGGACCGCGCGAGATGGTTCGGCCATCCGCGGACCTGTCCGAACGTGTGTCGGATGTCGGCAGCGTGCCGAGGCAACGGCCCTGGTCCGGATTGTCGCCCGTCGGGGTGACGGTCCGCCGGTGACGGTGGTCGATCTCGCGAAGACCATGCCGGGACGGGGTGCCTGGTTGCACCCGCAGCGGGACTGTCTATCCGCCGCGGTGCGACGCAAGGCATTTCCCTCGGCACTTCGGGCGCCCGGTCTGACCGTGGAACCCGACGACCTCGCCGAAGCAATCGGTGGGATCACCGAAGTAGATGGCCTCAACGGCCGGAACAGGTAG
- the nusA gene encoding transcription termination factor NusA, with translation MNIDINALRMIEADKGISIDTVITAIETALLTAYRHTDGFMPHARIDVNRKTGAVRVMAQELDDAGEVVHEWDDTPEGFGRIAATTARQVILQRLRDAENEKNFGDFVTHEGEIVGGVVQQDARANARGMIVVAIGSDANAAEGVIPPAEQVPGETYTHGDRIKCYVVGVSRGPRGPQITLSRTHPNLVRKLFSLEVPEIEDGSVEIVAVAREAGHRSKIAVHTGVSGLNAKGACIGPMGQRVRNVMSELAGEKIDIIDYDTDPAVFVGNALSPAKVVSVEVIDLATKAGRVVVPDYQLSLAIGKEGQNARLAARLTGWRIDIRSDADPAPSAPRGHAPDVPHAD, from the coding sequence ATGAACATCGATATCAACGCGCTCCGCATGATCGAGGCGGACAAGGGTATCTCGATCGACACGGTCATCACCGCGATCGAGACCGCGCTGTTGACCGCTTACCGCCACACCGACGGGTTCATGCCGCATGCCCGCATCGACGTCAACCGCAAGACCGGTGCGGTGCGGGTGATGGCGCAGGAGCTCGACGACGCCGGCGAGGTCGTGCACGAGTGGGACGACACCCCGGAGGGCTTCGGCCGGATCGCGGCCACAACTGCCCGCCAGGTGATCCTCCAGCGGCTGCGCGATGCCGAGAACGAGAAGAACTTCGGTGATTTCGTCACGCACGAGGGCGAGATCGTCGGCGGCGTCGTACAGCAGGATGCGCGTGCGAATGCCCGCGGCATGATCGTCGTGGCGATCGGGAGCGACGCAAACGCTGCAGAAGGCGTGATCCCACCCGCCGAGCAGGTGCCGGGCGAGACCTACACCCACGGTGACCGCATCAAGTGTTATGTCGTCGGGGTCTCGAGGGGGCCGCGCGGCCCGCAGATCACGCTGTCGCGCACCCACCCGAACCTCGTCCGCAAGTTGTTCTCGCTCGAGGTCCCCGAGATCGAGGACGGGTCCGTGGAGATCGTCGCGGTGGCCCGTGAGGCGGGGCACCGCTCGAAGATCGCCGTGCACACCGGTGTCAGCGGGCTCAACGCGAAGGGCGCCTGCATCGGCCCGATGGGCCAGCGCGTCCGCAACGTGATGAGTGAGCTCGCCGGCGAGAAGATCGACATCATCGACTACGACACCGATCCCGCTGTGTTCGTCGGGAATGCGCTGTCGCCGGCGAAGGTTGTCTCGGTCGAGGTGATCGACCTGGCGACCAAGGCCGGCCGGGTGGTGGTGCCGGACTATCAGCTGTCGTTGGCGATCGGCAAGGAAGGTCAGAACGCGCGGCTCGCCGCACGCCTGACCGGCTGGCGGATCGACATCCGGTCAGATGCCGATCCGGCGCCGTCCGCACCGCGGGGCCACGCACCCGACGTCCCGCACGCCGACTGA
- the rimP gene encoding ribosome maturation factor RimP has product MLITAEQVSRLVEPVVTGRGFDLEDVVVTAVADGTEVSVVVDRDGGSDLDVLADLSRELSELLDAAPSTSDAVYALEVTSPGVDRPLTAPRHWQRARGRKVAVEISSGEGASPRRITGRAGAIDDGQVVLVVNDRGRIRTETVSLDSVTTAVVQVDFGKPSATELEMCGLDADEIRRRRSES; this is encoded by the coding sequence GTGCTGATCACTGCCGAGCAGGTGAGTCGACTCGTCGAACCAGTGGTCACCGGTCGAGGGTTCGATCTCGAGGACGTCGTCGTCACCGCGGTGGCCGACGGCACCGAGGTCAGCGTCGTGGTCGATCGGGACGGAGGCAGTGATCTCGATGTCCTCGCCGACCTGAGTCGTGAACTCTCCGAACTTCTCGACGCCGCGCCGTCGACGTCGGACGCCGTGTACGCCCTCGAGGTCACGTCACCGGGCGTGGACCGGCCGCTGACCGCCCCGCGGCACTGGCAGCGCGCCCGTGGCCGCAAGGTCGCGGTCGAGATCTCTTCCGGCGAGGGTGCGTCGCCTCGTCGCATCACAGGCCGTGCCGGTGCAATCGACGACGGCCAGGTCGTGCTCGTGGTCAACGACCGCGGGCGAATCCGGACCGAGACGGTCTCGCTCGACTCGGTGACGACGGCGGTGGTGCAGGTCGATTTCGGTAAGCCGAGCGCCACCGAGCTGGAGATGTGCGGACTCGACGCCGACGAGATCCGCCGCAGACGATCCGAATCCTGA
- a CDS encoding ferritin-like domain-containing protein — MTATTDALAAAVDAENAAIFTYGVSTAFVSAARRDTVAEYAAAHRARRDELAAALDAAKATVPESAAGYTLPLTVDDSVSAVKALLMAEVDCTVAYRALIERAEDGAVRRLGLDGLSDSSVRAGTWRVAVRISPATVAFPGRPG, encoded by the coding sequence ATGACAGCCACGACCGATGCACTCGCCGCGGCAGTTGACGCGGAGAACGCGGCGATCTTCACCTACGGAGTGTCCACGGCCTTCGTCTCCGCCGCACGGCGCGACACCGTCGCCGAGTACGCCGCAGCCCACCGGGCCCGTCGCGACGAGCTCGCGGCGGCACTGGATGCAGCCAAGGCGACGGTTCCCGAGTCGGCCGCCGGTTACACGCTGCCGCTGACCGTCGACGATTCGGTCTCGGCGGTGAAGGCACTCCTCATGGCCGAGGTCGACTGCACCGTCGCGTATCGCGCGCTCATCGAACGTGCCGAGGACGGCGCCGTCCGACGGCTCGGACTCGACGGGCTCAGCGACTCGTCGGTGCGGGCGGGCACGTGGCGGGTCGCCGTGCGGATCTCACCGGCGACGGTCGCCTTCCCCGGGCGTCCCGGCTGA
- a CDS encoding proline--tRNA ligase encodes MSTLFLRTLRDDPADAEVPSHKLLVRAGYVRRTAPGVYSWLPLGLRVLKAVENVVREEMTAIGAQEILLPALLPRDPYESTGRWTEYGDSLFRLKDRKGADMLLGPTHEELFTQLVKGEYSSYKDLPVILYQIQTKYRDEERPRAGILRGREFVMKDAYSFDLDDDGLKASYNAHREAYQKIFRRLEVRYVIVAATSGAMGGSASEEFLAESEVGEDTFVRCIESGYAANVEAVVTPAPESIPFDGLPAAEVHDTPDTPTIETLVQWANATLESTYGASDTLKNVMVKIRRSGGDWEITGVGVPGDRDVDMKRLEAAVEPAEVELLTDEDFAANPFLVKGYIGPKGLAANGIKYLVDPRVVDGTSWITGADERGKHYVGLVAGRDFTPDGTVEAAEVRDGDPSPDGKGSLVSAKGIEIGHIFQLGQKYTDAFDVDVLGETGKPVRLTMGSYGVGVSRLVAVIAEQCHDEKGLRWPRSVAPFGVHLVIANKDDAAIAGAHQLAEDLDAAGLSVLLDDRKASPGVKFKDAELLGMPVVVVVGRGYANGTIEIRDRFTGETTEVAVGEAVPTVIAAARG; translated from the coding sequence ATGTCGACCCTGTTCCTGCGCACTCTCCGCGACGATCCGGCCGACGCCGAGGTGCCCAGCCACAAACTGCTGGTCCGGGCGGGTTACGTCCGCCGCACCGCCCCCGGCGTCTACAGCTGGCTGCCATTGGGGCTGCGCGTGCTCAAGGCGGTCGAGAACGTCGTTCGGGAGGAGATGACTGCGATCGGTGCGCAGGAGATCCTGCTGCCCGCGCTGCTGCCGCGCGACCCCTATGAGTCCACGGGCCGGTGGACCGAGTATGGCGACAGCCTGTTTCGGCTCAAGGACCGCAAGGGCGCGGACATGCTGCTCGGCCCGACGCACGAGGAGTTGTTCACCCAGCTGGTCAAGGGCGAGTATTCGTCGTACAAAGATCTGCCGGTCATCCTCTACCAGATCCAGACAAAGTATCGGGACGAAGAGCGGCCCCGTGCCGGCATCCTGCGCGGCCGCGAGTTCGTCATGAAGGACGCCTACTCCTTCGATCTCGACGACGACGGTCTCAAGGCGTCCTACAACGCCCACCGGGAGGCGTATCAGAAGATCTTCCGCCGCCTCGAGGTCCGCTACGTGATCGTCGCCGCGACATCTGGGGCGATGGGGGGCAGCGCGTCCGAGGAGTTCCTCGCGGAGAGCGAGGTGGGCGAGGACACATTCGTGCGATGCATCGAATCGGGCTATGCGGCAAACGTCGAGGCGGTCGTCACACCCGCACCCGAGTCGATCCCGTTCGACGGTCTGCCCGCGGCCGAGGTACACGACACGCCGGACACGCCGACCATCGAGACGCTCGTGCAGTGGGCGAACGCGACCCTCGAGTCGACCTACGGTGCGTCCGACACGTTGAAGAACGTGATGGTGAAGATTCGCCGGTCGGGCGGCGATTGGGAGATCACGGGTGTGGGTGTCCCGGGAGATCGCGATGTCGACATGAAGCGCCTCGAGGCCGCCGTCGAACCGGCCGAGGTGGAGTTGCTCACCGATGAGGATTTCGCCGCGAACCCGTTCCTGGTAAAGGGGTACATCGGCCCGAAGGGTCTGGCGGCCAACGGGATCAAGTATCTCGTGGACCCCCGTGTGGTGGACGGCACGTCGTGGATCACCGGCGCCGACGAGCGAGGGAAACACTATGTCGGACTGGTGGCCGGTCGCGACTTCACACCCGACGGCACGGTGGAGGCGGCCGAGGTGCGCGACGGTGATCCGTCGCCCGACGGCAAGGGTTCACTGGTGTCCGCCAAGGGCATCGAGATCGGCCACATCTTCCAGTTGGGCCAGAAGTACACCGACGCCTTCGACGTCGACGTCCTGGGCGAGACCGGCAAGCCGGTCCGCCTCACCATGGGTTCATACGGTGTGGGGGTCTCGCGGCTCGTCGCGGTGATCGCCGAGCAATGCCACGACGAGAAGGGTCTGCGGTGGCCGCGGTCGGTCGCGCCGTTCGGTGTGCATCTCGTGATCGCCAACAAGGACGATGCCGCGATCGCCGGCGCGCACCAGTTGGCCGAAGACCTCGACGCGGCCGGGCTGTCGGTCCTGCTGGACGACCGCAAGGCATCGCCGGGCGTGAAGTTCAAGGATGCCGAACTGCTCGGGATGCCCGTCGTCGTGGTGGTCGGGCGCGGTTATGCCAACGGCACCATCGAGATTCGCGATCGGTTCACCGGCGAGACCACCGAGGTCGCCGTCGGCGAGGCCGTGCCGACGGTCATTGCGGCCGCCCGCGGCTGA
- the yaaA gene encoding peroxide stress protein YaaA produces MLVILPPSETKSDGGRGAPLDLDTLSFTDLNPIRKRIAEAIVDLAGDLDASREALGLGRTQLSEIDRNADLWLAPTRPAIERYTGVLYDALDHGSLTRAGKTKAADRLAVGSALFGVVRAPDRIPAYRLSGGSKLPGMPTLASVWKPDLSAALEGVGDFVVDLRSGIYQQLGPIRGAVTATVVTEGADGARKVVSHFNKHYKGLMARELVRTRRNVRDIDTLAAVLADAGQRVEIADAHTIVVVTD; encoded by the coding sequence GTGCTCGTCATCCTGCCTCCCTCCGAGACCAAATCCGACGGCGGGCGAGGCGCTCCACTGGATCTGGACACCCTGTCGTTCACCGACCTGAATCCGATCCGCAAGCGCATCGCGGAGGCGATCGTCGATCTGGCAGGCGACCTCGACGCCAGCCGGGAGGCGCTCGGACTCGGCCGCACCCAGCTCTCTGAGATCGACCGCAACGCGGACCTCTGGCTCGCGCCTACCCGACCCGCGATCGAGCGCTATACGGGCGTGCTCTACGACGCGCTCGACCATGGATCGCTGACCCGCGCCGGTAAGACCAAGGCCGCCGACCGCCTCGCCGTCGGCTCGGCCTTGTTCGGAGTGGTTCGCGCACCGGACCGGATCCCTGCGTACCGCTTGTCGGGCGGGTCGAAGCTCCCGGGCATGCCGACCTTGGCGTCCGTGTGGAAGCCAGACCTGTCCGCGGCCCTCGAGGGCGTCGGCGATTTCGTGGTCGACCTACGGTCCGGCATCTACCAACAGCTCGGCCCGATTCGGGGGGCGGTGACGGCCACGGTCGTCACCGAGGGGGCTGACGGTGCCCGAAAGGTGGTCAGCCACTTCAACAAGCACTACAAGGGACTGATGGCCCGCGAGCTGGTGCGGACCCGACGAAACGTACGGGACATCGACACGCTGGCCGCGGTATTGGCCGACGCCGGTCAGCGGGTGGAGATCGCCGACGCCCACACGATCGTCGTCGTCACCGATTGA
- a CDS encoding pyridoxamine 5'-phosphate oxidase family protein produces MRTKNLADLYELAELDWDPIAARLDEGVSQVPGTGGPDRHTWWLATIDADGRPHVAGVGALWHDGALWFETGAATRKGRNVARDPRCTMSLAMGEYDLVVEGEAHRVADPDVVADLAVLWAVDWPCRVDESGIALTADLSAPSAGPPPWHVYRVTAHAATALLTVAPGGATRFTFD; encoded by the coding sequence ATGAGGACGAAGAATCTGGCGGACCTGTACGAACTCGCGGAGCTCGATTGGGACCCGATCGCCGCGCGACTCGACGAGGGCGTGTCACAGGTGCCCGGGACCGGCGGACCCGACCGCCACACGTGGTGGCTGGCGACCATCGACGCCGACGGACGTCCTCACGTGGCCGGGGTGGGTGCGCTCTGGCATGACGGTGCGCTGTGGTTCGAGACGGGCGCTGCCACCCGCAAGGGACGCAACGTGGCCCGCGATCCCAGATGCACGATGTCGCTCGCGATGGGCGAATACGACCTCGTCGTCGAGGGGGAGGCGCACCGCGTCGCAGACCCCGACGTCGTCGCCGATCTGGCCGTCCTGTGGGCTGTCGACTGGCCGTGTCGCGTCGACGAGAGCGGGATCGCGCTGACCGCGGATCTCAGCGCCCCGTCGGCGGGCCCACCGCCCTGGCACGTCTACCGCGTCACTGCGCACGCGGCCACTGCGTTGCTGACGGTGGCTCCGGGTGGTGCCACCCGGTTCACGTTCGACTGA
- the cobA gene encoding uroporphyrinogen-III C-methyltransferase translates to MSAPASADGSSGGHYLVGLDLIGRKVVLVGGGSVAQRRLPNLVAAGARVHVVAIDPTPAVESTPGVTVDRRAYRETDLDGAWYVMACTDDPEVNARVVADAEARHTFCVRTDDARFGTAVTPASGRHRDLQFGVLAGGDHRQSAALRAAIGRALAEGSLTVADDAPHPPGVALVGGGPGDPDLITVRGQKLLQAADVVVADRLAPPQLLAELGPQVEIVDAAKVPYGRAMKQEAINAVLVDRARAGKFVVRLKGGDPYVYGRGFEEVQACVEAGVPVTVVPGISSPIAAPASAGIPVTHRGVTHEVVIASGHVPPGHPDSLIDWSAVARLRGTLVLMMAVERVDVFADALLAGGKPPQTPVAMIENGSLPTQRVLRTDLVNAAATAREQDLRPPAIVVIGDVAGFTDAMP, encoded by the coding sequence ATGTCGGCACCAGCATCCGCAGACGGCTCGTCGGGCGGTCACTACCTTGTCGGCCTCGATCTGATCGGTCGCAAGGTCGTTCTCGTCGGCGGGGGATCGGTGGCCCAACGGCGTCTGCCGAATCTCGTCGCCGCAGGGGCACGGGTGCATGTCGTGGCGATCGACCCGACTCCCGCGGTCGAATCGACTCCCGGTGTCACGGTGGACCGCCGCGCATATCGGGAGACCGATCTCGACGGGGCCTGGTACGTGATGGCTTGCACCGACGATCCAGAGGTCAACGCGCGGGTCGTCGCCGACGCCGAGGCCCGTCACACGTTCTGCGTCCGTACCGACGATGCGCGATTCGGCACGGCAGTCACACCGGCTTCCGGTCGGCATCGGGATCTCCAGTTCGGGGTCCTCGCAGGTGGAGACCACCGTCAGTCGGCTGCCTTGCGCGCGGCGATCGGCCGCGCCCTGGCGGAGGGGTCGCTGACCGTCGCCGACGATGCGCCCCACCCGCCGGGCGTCGCGCTGGTCGGTGGCGGGCCGGGCGATCCGGACCTGATCACCGTGCGGGGTCAGAAGCTCCTACAGGCAGCCGACGTGGTGGTGGCCGACCGCCTGGCGCCGCCCCAGCTGCTCGCCGAGCTGGGGCCGCAGGTCGAGATCGTCGACGCCGCGAAGGTGCCCTATGGGCGCGCGATGAAACAAGAGGCCATCAACGCCGTGCTGGTGGATCGGGCCAGGGCCGGGAAGTTCGTGGTCCGACTCAAGGGCGGCGATCCATATGTCTACGGTCGCGGATTCGAAGAGGTCCAGGCGTGCGTCGAGGCCGGGGTGCCGGTCACCGTCGTCCCGGGTATCAGCAGTCCGATCGCCGCGCCGGCATCGGCGGGCATCCCGGTCACCCATCGCGGTGTCACCCATGAGGTGGTCATCGCCTCCGGGCACGTCCCGCCCGGCCACCCCGATTCGCTGATCGATTGGTCTGCTGTCGCGCGCCTGCGGGGCACCCTGGTGCTGATGATGGCGGTCGAACGGGTCGACGTGTTCGCCGACGCACTGCTCGCGGGCGGAAAGCCGCCGCAGACGCCGGTTGCGATGATCGAGAACGGATCCCTGCCCACTCAACGTGTGCTGCGGACCGACCTGGTCAACGCGGCCGCCACCGCCCGGGAGCAGGATCTGCGTCCGCCGGCGATCGTGGTGATCGGCGACGTTGCCGGTTTCACCGACGCCATGCCCTGA